In Notolabrus celidotus isolate fNotCel1 chromosome 10, fNotCel1.pri, whole genome shotgun sequence, one DNA window encodes the following:
- the ndp gene encoding norrin isoform X1, which yields MSLSVGPPSGLLLVLMCCPLLGLVQSASSNKASDNTHPHLGDSDPERCMRHHFVETITHPIYKCNSKMVLLARCEGHCSHTTRSDPLISFSSVLKQPFKSTCSCCRPHTSKLKAVRLRCAGGTRITATYRYILACNCEECS from the exons ATGTCGCTCTCCGTCGGTCCCCCTTCGGGCCTGCTGCTGGTTCTGatgtgctgccccctgctgggcCTGGTCCAGTCTGCAAGTAGCAACAAGGCGAGCGataacacacacccacacctggGGGACTCCGATCCTGAGCGCTGCATGAGGCACCACTTTGTGGAGACCATCACACACCCCATTTATAAATGCAACTCCAAG ATGGTTCTGCTGGCTCGCTGTGAGGGTCACTGCAGCCACACCACCCGCTCCGACCCCCTCATCTCCTTCAGCTCGGTGCTCAAGCAGCCCTTCAAGAGCACCTGCTCCTGCTGCCGGCCGCACACCTCCAAGCTGAAGGCGGTGAGGCTGCGCTGCGCCGGCGGGACGCGCATCACCGCCACATACAGATACATCCTGGCCTGCAACTGTGAGGAGTGCAGCTGA